A stretch of Nonomuraea africana DNA encodes these proteins:
- a CDS encoding ROK family transcriptional regulator, producing MPRRTAATLATSGEVLELIRTGEAVTRADIGRVTGLSRPAVSLRVGELLERGLVVERTDAPSTGGRPPVRLEFNAAGGVVLVAALGASRTRVAVCDLAGVELEGREFVIDVEQGPDVVLPLLMDTWDELLESRPGVPVKGVGMGVPATVEFAAGRTESARVMASWTGVVIPPLIRERFPVPVFVDNDVNVLAIGEHRGAYAEETGDLMYVKVSTRIGAGVIAGGEILRGALGAAGEIGHIPVRDGGGVLCRCGNVDCVDSVASGTALLRDLRAAGRDVKTIADVTALVRSGDAETMAIVREAGRRIGEVLAGAVNILNPAVVVLGGDVAEAFGPLVSSIREVVYRRSTALATRRLRIETSRLGAAAGISGCAVMVLDHVLSPDAVDETLTNRLTRQ from the coding sequence ATGCCCAGACGTACCGCAGCCACGCTCGCCACCAGCGGGGAGGTTCTCGAGCTCATCCGCACCGGTGAAGCCGTCACGCGCGCGGACATCGGCAGGGTGACCGGCCTGTCGCGCCCCGCCGTCTCGCTGCGCGTCGGTGAGCTGCTCGAACGCGGTCTCGTCGTCGAGCGGACCGACGCCCCCTCCACCGGCGGCCGGCCTCCCGTGCGGCTGGAGTTCAACGCGGCAGGCGGCGTGGTGCTGGTCGCGGCGCTCGGCGCGAGCCGTACCAGGGTGGCGGTGTGCGACCTGGCGGGCGTGGAGCTCGAGGGCCGCGAGTTCGTGATCGACGTGGAGCAGGGCCCCGACGTGGTGCTGCCGCTGCTCATGGACACCTGGGACGAACTACTGGAGAGCCGCCCCGGCGTGCCCGTCAAGGGCGTCGGCATGGGTGTGCCCGCGACCGTCGAGTTCGCCGCGGGCCGCACCGAGTCGGCCAGGGTGATGGCCAGCTGGACGGGCGTGGTCATCCCGCCGCTGATCCGCGAGCGCTTCCCGGTGCCGGTCTTCGTCGACAACGACGTGAACGTCCTGGCGATCGGCGAGCACCGGGGCGCCTACGCCGAGGAGACCGGCGACCTGATGTACGTCAAGGTCTCCACCAGGATCGGCGCGGGCGTCATCGCCGGCGGCGAGATCCTGCGCGGCGCGCTCGGCGCGGCGGGCGAGATCGGGCACATCCCGGTACGCGACGGTGGCGGCGTGCTGTGCAGGTGCGGCAACGTCGACTGCGTCGACTCGGTGGCCAGCGGCACCGCGCTGCTGCGCGACCTGCGCGCGGCGGGCCGCGACGTCAAGACCATCGCGGACGTCACCGCGCTGGTCCGCTCGGGCGACGCCGAGACGATGGCGATCGTGCGCGAGGCGGGCCGCAGGATCGGCGAGGTGCTCGCGGGGGCGGTCAACATCCTCAACCCCGCCGTGGTCGTGCTCGGCGGCGACGTGGCCGAGGCGTTCGGCCCGCTGGTGTCGAGCATCCGCGAGGTGGTCTACCGGCGCTCGACCGCGCTGGCCACCAGGAGGCTCCGGATCGAGACCAGCCGCCTGGGCGCGGCCGCGGGCATCAGCGGCTGCGCGGTCATGGTGCTGGACCACGTGCTGTCACCGGACGCCGTGGACGAGACTCTGACGAATCGCCTGACGCGACAGTAG
- the zwf gene encoding glucose-6-phosphate dehydrogenase, with protein MSSPTSHTADLVVFGGTGDLSMRKLLPALFHSDLEGRLAPETRIVAMSRGGLTDADFRGKVDAEVRAAVPDDAVAWQRFLGRLHHVSVDVGGEDKSGWSTVVRMLAGHEDRDRVFYLASPPMTFGPFCRELQEAGLVTPRSRVVLEKPLGRDLVSAQRINDEVGEIFDERQIFRIDHYLGKETVQNLLVLRFANAFLEPIWNSLWIDHVQITAAETVGTPGRRGYYDHAGALRDMVQNHLLQLLTLVAMEPPARNDREAIRDEKVKVLQSLRPIVGTEVDRFTVRGQYTGAADMPSYLDEPASTPTTEASRRVETFTAIRAEIKNWRWAGVPFYLRTGKRMPYRRSEIVVQFKDVPHSIYPGGTPNRLVLRLQPEEGIELHIMAKEPGAGETLLKPVPLSLSFGKTFTTRVPEAYERLLTDVLAGNPTLFMRRDEVEAAWRWIDPILAAWESSADLPEPYPAGTTGPAGAHELLGRSGRAWHEEEA; from the coding sequence GTGTCCTCCCCCACCTCTCACACCGCCGACCTGGTCGTCTTCGGCGGCACCGGCGACCTGTCCATGCGCAAGCTGCTTCCCGCCCTGTTCCACTCCGACCTCGAGGGCCGGCTCGCCCCCGAGACGCGGATCGTCGCCATGTCGCGCGGCGGGCTCACCGACGCCGACTTCCGCGGCAAGGTGGACGCGGAGGTGCGCGCGGCCGTGCCCGATGACGCGGTGGCCTGGCAGCGCTTTCTCGGCCGGCTGCACCACGTGTCGGTCGACGTGGGCGGCGAGGACAAGAGCGGCTGGTCGACCGTGGTGCGGATGCTGGCCGGGCACGAGGACAGGGACAGGGTGTTCTACCTGGCCAGCCCGCCCATGACGTTCGGCCCGTTCTGCAGGGAGCTGCAGGAGGCCGGCCTGGTCACCCCGCGCTCGCGGGTGGTGCTGGAGAAGCCGCTCGGCCGCGACCTGGTCAGCGCCCAGCGCATCAACGACGAGGTCGGTGAGATCTTCGACGAGCGGCAGATCTTCCGCATCGACCACTACCTCGGCAAGGAGACGGTGCAGAACCTGCTGGTCCTGCGCTTCGCCAACGCCTTCCTCGAGCCGATCTGGAACTCCCTCTGGATCGACCACGTGCAGATCACCGCCGCCGAGACCGTCGGCACCCCCGGCCGCCGCGGCTACTACGACCACGCGGGCGCGCTGCGCGACATGGTGCAGAACCACCTGCTGCAGCTGCTCACCCTGGTCGCGATGGAGCCTCCCGCGCGCAACGACCGCGAGGCGATCCGCGACGAGAAGGTGAAGGTGCTGCAGTCGCTGCGGCCCATCGTCGGCACCGAGGTGGACCGCTTCACCGTGCGCGGTCAGTACACCGGCGCCGCCGACATGCCCTCCTACCTGGACGAGCCCGCGTCCACGCCGACCACGGAGGCCTCGCGCAGGGTCGAGACGTTCACCGCGATCCGCGCCGAGATCAAGAACTGGCGATGGGCGGGCGTGCCGTTCTACCTGCGCACCGGCAAGCGCATGCCGTACCGGCGCTCGGAGATCGTGGTGCAGTTCAAGGACGTGCCGCACTCCATATACCCCGGCGGCACGCCCAACCGCCTCGTGCTGCGGCTGCAGCCGGAGGAGGGCATCGAGCTGCACATCATGGCCAAGGAGCCGGGCGCGGGCGAGACCCTGCTGAAGCCGGTGCCACTGTCGCTGAGCTTCGGCAAGACCTTCACCACCAGGGTGCCCGAGGCCTACGAGCGGCTGCTGACCGACGTGCTGGCGGGCAACCCGACGCTGTTCATGCGGCGCGACGAGGTCGAGGCCGCATGGCGCTGGATCGACCCCATCCTGGCCGCGTGGGAGTCGTCGGCCGACCTGCCCGAGCCCTACCCCGCGGGGACGACCGGTCCCGCGGGCGCGCACGAACTGCTCGGCCGCAGCGGCCGTGCCTGGCACGAAGAGGAGGCGTAG